The following proteins are co-located in the Macaca nemestrina isolate mMacNem1 chromosome Y, mMacNem.hap1, whole genome shotgun sequence genome:
- the LOC139360975 gene encoding testis-specific Y-encoded protein 3-like: MSALITDQDEDMLSYMINLEVKEAKHPVHLCQIMLFFRSNPYFQNKVITKEYLVNVTEYRASHSTPIQWCQDYEVEAYRRRHNNSGLNFFNWFSDHNFAGSNRIAEILCKDLWRDPLQYYRRMKPPEEETEISGNAQMLG, encoded by the exons ATGTCGGCCCTGATCACTGACCAAGATGAAGACATGCTGAGCTACATGATCAACTTGGAG GTGAAAGAAGCGAAGCATCCCGTTCATCTCTGCCAGATCATGTTGTTCTTTCGGAGTAACCCCTACTTCCAGAATAAAGTGATTACCAAGGAATATCTCGTGAACGTCACAG AATACAGGGCTTCTCATTCCACTCCAATTCAGTGGTGTCAGGATTATGAAGTTGAGGCCTATCGCCGCAGACACAACAACAGCGGTCTTAACTTCTTCAACTGGTTTTCTGACCACAACTTCGCAGGATCCAATAGGATTGCTGAG ATCCTATGTAAGGACCTGTGGCGCGATCCCCTGCAATACTACAGGAGGATGAAGCCACCTGAAGAGGAAACAGAGATTTCAG GGAACGCGCAGATGTTGGGTTGA